The following proteins are encoded in a genomic region of Streptococcus equi subsp. equi:
- the atpG gene encoding F0F1 ATP synthase subunit gamma — protein MAGSLSEIKAKIISTEKTSKITSAMRMVSSAKLVKSEQAARDFQIYASKIRQITTDLLKSDLTTGSDNPMLVSRPVKKTGYIVITSDKGLVGGYNSKILKSIMDMIQEYHAAGDYEIISIGSIGSDFFKARGMNVAFELRGLADQPSFDQVGRIISQSVGMFVNEIFDELYVCYNHHVNSLTSQVRVQRMLPISDLVAEEAAEEGVTGFELEPNRHVILEQLLPQFTESLIYGAIIDAKTAEHAAGMTAMQTATDNAKHVINDLTIQYNRARQAAITQEITEIVAGANALE, from the coding sequence ATGGCAGGCTCTCTAAGTGAAATTAAGGCTAAAATCATTTCAACCGAAAAAACAAGCAAAATCACTAGCGCCATGCGTATGGTTTCTTCTGCAAAGCTTGTTAAATCTGAGCAAGCAGCTCGTGATTTTCAAATCTATGCTTCAAAGATTCGTCAGATTACAACAGACTTACTGAAATCAGACCTGACAACAGGCTCAGATAATCCCATGCTGGTGTCTCGTCCTGTGAAAAAGACAGGCTATATTGTTATTACCTCTGATAAAGGACTGGTCGGTGGTTACAATTCAAAAATCTTAAAGTCCATTATGGACATGATTCAGGAATACCATGCCGCTGGCGATTATGAGATTATCTCAATTGGCAGCATCGGCTCAGATTTTTTTAAGGCCAGAGGTATGAATGTTGCCTTTGAGCTGCGCGGCCTAGCAGATCAGCCAAGCTTTGATCAGGTCGGAAGGATTATCTCTCAGTCTGTAGGTATGTTTGTCAATGAGATTTTTGATGAGCTGTACGTCTGCTACAATCACCATGTCAATAGCTTGACGAGCCAGGTTCGGGTTCAGCGCATGCTGCCGATTTCTGATTTGGTTGCCGAGGAGGCCGCAGAAGAAGGTGTCACTGGATTTGAATTAGAGCCAAACCGTCATGTGATTTTGGAGCAGCTGCTGCCGCAATTTACTGAAAGCTTAATTTATGGTGCGATTATTGATGCAAAAACAGCAGAGCATGCTGCTGGCATGACTGCAATGCAGACTGCCACTGACAATGCCAAGCATGTGATCAATGATTTGACCATCCAGTACAATCGTGCGCGTCAGGCGGCCATTACACAAGAAATTACAGAAATTGTAGCTGGTGCTAATGCACTTGAATAA
- the atpH gene encoding ATP synthase F0F1 subunit delta: MTKKEQALIEQYAKSLVQVCQERDTLEALQADVLAILEVFKATNLAKTLSSLAVPRAKRLELVRQLQGDNIVYLNNLLEVMLQNEREAYLYQVLLRVLSELASVSNQYDVTVTSAVPLSEEQKQRVRTVVSKRLAVKTGRLIEKVDPSLIGGFMISVNNKVIDTSIRRQLQAFKMNLK; the protein is encoded by the coding sequence ATGACCAAAAAAGAACAAGCTCTTATCGAGCAATATGCAAAAAGTCTTGTGCAGGTCTGTCAGGAGCGAGACACTCTTGAAGCACTGCAGGCTGATGTGCTTGCCATTTTAGAGGTTTTTAAAGCTACTAATCTTGCTAAGACATTGTCAAGCTTAGCGGTTCCACGTGCTAAAAGGCTTGAGCTAGTAAGGCAGCTTCAAGGAGATAATATCGTTTATCTGAATAACTTGCTAGAAGTTATGCTGCAAAATGAGCGTGAAGCTTATTTATATCAAGTGCTTCTAAGGGTTTTATCCGAGCTGGCTAGTGTCTCAAATCAATATGACGTGACAGTTACATCAGCAGTTCCTTTAAGTGAGGAGCAAAAGCAGCGTGTGCGTACAGTGGTTTCAAAGAGACTTGCAGTAAAGACAGGTCGCTTAATCGAAAAGGTAGATCCTTCTTTAATTGGAGGATTTATGATTAGCGTCAATAATAAGGTAATTGATACAAGCATTCGTCGTCAATTACAAGCATTTAAAATGAATTTAAAATAG
- the atpA gene encoding F0F1 ATP synthase subunit alpha, which produces MAINAQEISALIKKQIENFQPNFDVTETGVVTYIGDGIARARGLDNAMSGELLEFSNGTFGMAQNLESNDVGIIILGDFSTIREGDEVKRTGKIMEVPVGEALIGRVVNPLGQPVDGLGDIETTGFRPVETPAPGVMQRKSVFESLQTGLKAIDALVPIGRGQRELIIGDRQTGKTSVAIDAILNQKGQDMICIYVAIGQKESTVRTQVETLRRYGALDYTIVVTASASQPSPLLFIAPYAGVAMAEEFMYNGKHVLIVYDDLSKQAVAYRELSLLLRRPPGREAYPGDVFYLHSRLLERSAKVSDDLGGGSITALPFIETQAGDISAYIATNVISITDGQIFLQEDLFNSGIRPAIDAGSSVSRVGGSAQIKAMKRVAGTLRLDLASYRELEAFTQFGSDLDAATQAKLNRGRRTVEILKQPLHKPLPVEKQVVILYALTHGFLDDVPVDDILAFEEALYDYFDAHYDHLFETIRTTKDLPQEAELDVAIQAFKAQSNFK; this is translated from the coding sequence TTGGCAATTAATGCACAAGAAATTAGCGCTTTAATTAAAAAGCAAATTGAGAACTTCCAGCCAAATTTCGATGTCACAGAAACTGGAGTTGTTACCTATATTGGTGATGGGATTGCACGTGCTCGTGGCTTAGACAATGCGATGAGTGGCGAGCTTCTTGAATTTTCAAATGGTACCTTCGGTATGGCTCAAAACCTAGAGTCAAACGATGTTGGTATCATTATTCTTGGTGATTTTTCAACGATTCGTGAGGGTGATGAAGTCAAACGTACCGGTAAAATTATGGAAGTGCCAGTCGGTGAAGCTCTCATTGGACGTGTGGTCAATCCACTTGGTCAGCCTGTTGATGGCTTAGGTGACATTGAGACAACTGGCTTTAGGCCTGTTGAAACTCCAGCTCCTGGTGTTATGCAGCGTAAGTCTGTTTTTGAGTCCTTACAAACCGGTCTAAAGGCTATTGATGCTTTGGTTCCGATCGGTCGTGGCCAGCGCGAGCTGATTATCGGTGACCGTCAGACAGGTAAGACGTCTGTAGCCATTGATGCCATCTTGAATCAAAAGGGGCAGGACATGATTTGTATCTATGTCGCTATTGGTCAAAAGGAATCAACAGTTCGGACACAGGTTGAAACCCTACGTCGTTATGGTGCTTTGGATTATACCATTGTTGTAACGGCTTCTGCTTCACAGCCATCACCCTTGCTGTTTATTGCACCTTATGCTGGTGTTGCGATGGCAGAAGAGTTTATGTACAATGGCAAGCACGTTTTGATTGTTTATGATGACCTGTCTAAGCAGGCGGTAGCTTATCGTGAATTGTCGCTCTTGCTTCGTCGCCCACCAGGTCGTGAGGCCTATCCAGGAGATGTTTTCTACCTGCATAGCCGCTTGCTTGAGCGCTCAGCTAAGGTGTCTGATGACTTAGGTGGTGGCTCAATTACAGCCTTACCATTTATTGAGACGCAGGCTGGGGATATCTCTGCCTACATTGCGACAAACGTGATTTCGATTACAGATGGTCAGATTTTCTTGCAAGAGGATCTCTTTAACTCAGGAATCCGCCCAGCTATTGATGCTGGCTCGTCAGTATCTCGTGTCGGTGGCTCTGCACAGATCAAGGCTATGAAAAGGGTTGCAGGGACTTTGCGTCTTGACCTAGCCTCTTATCGTGAGTTAGAAGCCTTTACACAATTTGGCTCAGATCTAGATGCAGCAACGCAAGCAAAATTAAATCGTGGTCGTCGTACTGTTGAAATCCTAAAGCAGCCACTGCACAAGCCCTTGCCTGTTGAAAAGCAGGTGGTCATTTTGTACGCTTTGACGCATGGATTTTTAGATGATGTTCCTGTAGATGATATTTTAGCCTTTGAAGAAGCACTTTATGACTACTTTGATGCGCATTATGATCACTTATTTGAAACAATCCGTACAACCAAAGACCTTCCGCAGGAGGCTGAGCTGGACGTTGCTATTCAGGCCTTCAAAGCACAGTCAAACTTTAAATAA
- the atpF gene encoding ATP synthase F0F1 subunit B, with product MSVTIGELIGNFILVTGSVIVLLLLIKAFAWGAIEAVLQARSQQISQDIDQAEQARLNAQQLEKEGQANLEASRSEASQIVEAAKETGKAQETRIVAEATEEADRLKAAALTDIEHSKSEAISAVKTEMSDLTVLLAEKIMGANLDKAAQSQLIDRYLDDLGEA from the coding sequence ATGTCAGTTACAATTGGTGAGCTCATTGGGAATTTTATTCTGGTAACAGGCTCTGTCATCGTCTTGTTGCTCTTGATTAAAGCCTTTGCTTGGGGTGCTATCGAAGCTGTTTTACAGGCACGCTCACAGCAAATTTCACAGGATATTGACCAAGCAGAGCAGGCGCGTCTCAACGCCCAGCAGCTTGAAAAGGAAGGTCAAGCCAATCTAGAAGCCAGCAGATCAGAGGCTAGTCAGATTGTTGAGGCAGCCAAAGAAACTGGTAAAGCACAGGAGACACGCATTGTAGCAGAGGCTACAGAAGAGGCAGATCGCCTAAAAGCAGCAGCGTTGACAGATATCGAACACAGCAAGTCAGAGGCTATTTCAGCCGTTAAGACAGAAATGTCAGATTTGACAGTTTTACTAGCAGAAAAAATTATGGGAGCCAATCTTGATAAGGCGGCTCAAAGCCAGCTTATTGATCGCTATCTTGATGATTTAGGAGAGGCTTAA